Sequence from the Schaalia sp. 19OD2882 genome:
GATCAGATCATCCGTGACGCGGAGGTCGTGCGCGAAGCCCTGACCGGCGGAAAGCCCTGGTCGACCATCGGCCAGTCCTACGGTGGATTCCTCACATTGGCCTATCTCTCGGCCTTCCCCGAGGCTCTGACGAAGTGCCTGGTCACGGGGGGACTTGCGGGAATGGTCCACGTCGACGAGATCTACAGGCGCACCTACGCCGCCACCGCCGCACGCAACGAGACCTACTTCCGCCGCCACCGGGCAGATCGGCGCACCATCCGCGAGATCGCCGCCCACCTGCGCGACACGGAAGAACTGCTGCCCACGGGTGAACGCCTGACGCCCGCCCGATTCCGCTTGGTGGGCATGTCACTGGGCGGGAGTCTGCGCACGGACCTGTTGCACTACCTCTTCGAGGGTCCGTGGGTCACGGTGGGCGGTCGCCGGCGCCTGTCGGCGGACTTCCTGGCGCAGGTCGGCACCCAGTTGGCGTGGACACCCATGTACGCCGTCCTGCACGAGGCCATCTACGCGGGCGCCACCCCGGACTTGGCGGGCACGGCCACGAACTGGTCGGCCGAGCGACTCTCGCGTGAGGTCCCCGGATTCCACCCCGACGCCGACCCCTTGGACGAGGCCGAGCCCTGGTACCTGTCCGGTGAGCACATGACTCGCGCCGCGATCGCAGAGGACCCGGCCACCCGCCCCTTCCTGGAGGCGGTCGACGTCATGGCGGCGCGCACCGACTGGCCGGCCGTGTACCTGCCGGAGGTCCTCAAGGACACGGAGGTGCCCGTGGCGGCAGCCGTCTACCACGACGACATGTTCGTCCCGCGTGACCTGTCGCTGGCCACTGCGGACCTGGTGGGCGCGCGCACATGGATCACCAACGAGTTCCAGCACGACGGCCTGCGGGCATCTGGAGGCACCGTGGTGGATCGTCTGGTGGATCTGCTGGCGGACTGAAGACGAGGGCGAGACCGGATGCCGCAGGTCGGGGCTTCGACGGGGCCGCCCCGCCCTCGTCCCCTGGAACGAACCCCTGCCGGGGTGACGACGCAGGAGCGTGCCCACTAGGCTCGGAAGCGGACAAGACGTGGAACCTGGAGGACGACGATGACCGACCTGACCGATGAAACTCCCATGGCCAACCTGTGCGAGCTGATCTCGCGTCACCCGGACAGCATCCGCCACGCGGCCATCACCGCCGCTGAAACCTTCGCCTGGTACGCCATGCCCGACCTCGTGCGGTCACGGGCAGTGCGTACAGTGCTCAAGACGGGGATCCTGGTGGACCTTGTCCGCAGGTCACTGCCCGCACACTGGTTCGGTGGGGCCGGGGAGGTCGACCCGTGGGCGGACTCCGACACCTCCGACCCGTGGGCCGGTTCCGACCAGGGCGAGGCCGCATCGGCCGGAACACCGGGCGAAGTGCTGCGCACGGTGACCGAGAACCCGGCGGGCGCCCTGCCGCCGCTGACCCTTGTCGGAGGAGTCGCCGCCTTGGGGATCGCTGCCTCGGTGGCCGCGGAGAAGTGCCTGTTCCGCAAGGGTGAGGCGCGTCGCGCGCGCGGCAACGCGGTCGGCCACACGGTGGTGGCGCTGCCGCTGGCTGCGCTGACCTTCGCCGCGGACCTCACTGCTGACATCGTCCTGGCGCAGGTGGACCAAGGCGCGAAGTGACGGCCCGGCGGGCCTGTGGACTTTGGGGGCCGCCGGGCCGCTACGCTTGTGCCAGCGTGCCCCGTGGGGGATGCGCCACTTGGAGGACGGACGAAGGGATCCGCAGTGACCGAGCCGGTGTTCGAGGCCATCAACTGGAACCGCATCGAGGACGAGAAGGACCTGGAGGTCTGGGATCGCCTGACCGGCAACTTCTGGCTGCCCGAGAAGGTGCCGCTGTCCAATGACATCGCGTCGTGGGCGACCCTGAACCCCGCCGAGCAGGAGATGACCAATCGTGTCTTCACGGGTCTGACCCTGCTGGACACCTTGCAAGGGACGATCGGCGCAGTCTCTTTGATCCCGGACGCCCGCACCCCCCACGAGGAGGCAGTGCTCACCAACATCGCGTTCATGGAGTCCGTGCACGCCAAGTCGTATTCGTCGATCTTCTCCACGCTGCTGTCCACCGAGGCCATCAACGAGGCCTTCCGCTGGTCGCGTGAGAACGCGGCTCTGCAGCGCAAGGCGGAGATCATCAAGGGCTACTACGAGGGCGACGACCCGGAGAAGCGGAAGGTCGCTTCGACGATGCTCGAGTCCTTCCTGTTCTACTCGGGCTTCTACGCTCCCATGTACTG
This genomic interval carries:
- a CDS encoding alpha/beta fold hydrolase, giving the protein MGTVTYRQHSCTVHEHRFDVPLDHMRAVGADNPTIEVFAREVVRDGGEDLPHVVHLQGGPGHEAPRNGDFHDGFVGHLLKDHRVVLLDQRGTGQSTRLDVRSLLEGGDFTGTGGTVDAQRLADHLALFRQDQIIRDAEVVREALTGGKPWSTIGQSYGGFLTLAYLSAFPEALTKCLVTGGLAGMVHVDEIYRRTYAATAARNETYFRRHRADRRTIREIAAHLRDTEELLPTGERLTPARFRLVGMSLGGSLRTDLLHYLFEGPWVTVGGRRRLSADFLAQVGTQLAWTPMYAVLHEAIYAGATPDLAGTATNWSAERLSREVPGFHPDADPLDEAEPWYLSGEHMTRAAIAEDPATRPFLEAVDVMAARTDWPAVYLPEVLKDTEVPVAAAVYHDDMFVPRDLSLATADLVGARTWITNEFQHDGLRASGGTVVDRLVDLLAD
- the nrdF gene encoding class 1b ribonucleoside-diphosphate reductase subunit beta — its product is MTEPVFEAINWNRIEDEKDLEVWDRLTGNFWLPEKVPLSNDIASWATLNPAEQEMTNRVFTGLTLLDTLQGTIGAVSLIPDARTPHEEAVLTNIAFMESVHAKSYSSIFSTLLSTEAINEAFRWSRENAALQRKAEIIKGYYEGDDPEKRKVASTMLESFLFYSGFYAPMYWSAHAKLTNTADLIRLIIRDEAVHGYYIGYKYQLAVQESSQARQDELRDYTMGLLLDLYDNEEQYTEDLYDPLGLTEDVKKFLRYNANKALMNLGYEAMFPADMTDVNPAILAALSPNADENHDFFSGSGSSYVIGDIVDTEDEDWDF